The Apium graveolens cultivar Ventura chromosome 3, ASM990537v1, whole genome shotgun sequence sequence ttaaaacaaaaaattaaaaaatgaattggacagatccaaatgcaataactagaaataatagaaaactaaagcaattaataaaaaatcaagaaaaattagaaatagatctggaaaaattactagaaagaaaaaataaaataacatggacaagagagaataacgaagaaattatgagaatttatcaacaacttggaaatatgataataacatttagaaatgataaactaagaatacaaggacttaaaagaataattttaacaaataatataactggataaaatgtcattagaagaaataagtgaaaaacaagatatgtattatcaaatggatgaatacgaaggaggaacatcacaaaccctaagttttaaaccagatatatataatcaaattcaaagtgaaacagaagaattaacaataaaaaagatattcaagacatcatattttgaaagaaataaggaagttaggtatatagcccaaaaacatgacaatgtaatagatatagatacaataaatggaaaaacaagaataaatttaataacagatggattaataaaaagagaattatccaaattaaaacaaaaggaagcaaataaactaaaaaacaTATATTctggagcaatagaatttacaataaaagcatattttcagaaaaatatcgatactcctatacagatatatgtattggatgatagaataataggaaatatacaagattcattaatagcagtaataaaaggaaacttgatatatcagaaattaaaatttataatacaacccgatttcagtatatcactaagggatgaaaataaagaaagatctttaacattatactataagttagatggaataaaaatgcaaaaaggaagtaaagttattagtatagaaaccaaaatggtttatgctatgactggaaaccatcacgtaaagaaacaaacggaattaggaataatagtaccaaagttatataatgatatattagaaaaaattgaacataaagaagaatctcaaataacaatcccagaagaaattacaatagattttagtaatagacaaatgattccaaggcaaagaattaaaccaatattagaaggatctagattaagttttagaaaagaacaaaatcctataagattaattagatcaatgagtatgacgagtagaaagatagatttaataaaaatagatactgatagtttgaaaataaaaataataatatttgacgaaacaataacaagagactgtatagcagaaattaatacaggagctaccaaaagttttattcatataagcaaggtaaatgaagaaaattgtaagtggatagaacctcagacttacagatatgcagaaaatgatagagaaatatttattactaaatatactaatttaaagtttaaaatattagacttggaatataatataaatataggagtaatagaatatgatagttcgagtgaattattattaggaagcgacttcttaaaaatgataaattataaaattaataataatggaataaagatagtagatcaaggaaaagaaagatttatagaaaaactatgaatatacaagaaaaattaaggaataagaaagaaaagttaaagaaaatacagagtatgttagaaagcgaaatagattcacaaataaaatatttagaatataaggaaagacaaacaaagttagaaaatgatattaagaaattagaagaacagagtaaaaatactagtaaatattggatagatgttggaaatggttggaagaagcaaatcaacaaataataaaatgtcagactcagaatttataaaaaatttatgggaagaaataatagttaaggaaaaactaaatgcaataatgagattggtagaaaaacaagataatcaagaaaatttgagacaaataataagagaagagttaacaagcttatggaataattctgaaatacctactttaaaaatgatactagacaagttaataaaattagaagaagaaaaacaaaaaattataccagaaaaagaaattacaaataagccagaactaaaagccataaatgcatggagaagagttaatgagccaatgatgatagatataagtaaaatgaaacctaatatatctgaaccaataggaaaggtattagataatttgggacaacttagtaaaaaaggaaagttctaatggaaactaaagaacaaaaagaatataacgtgataacatttttaaagaatcatggaaaagaaattttagaaagagaaaaatataagtatgaaccattaaaaaaggaaacaactagtgaaagcaaagctgagtttaagattgatacaactgtgatagaatatttaaagtcaaaattagaacaacaaaaggaagaaatagaagaaataaggacggagaataaaaaattacgattaaatacaaatgaagaatagcgatatggaagagaccgtgtgaggactcctgcatccagccaaagAATATCCAAAGGAGCTTGGAGAGCGTTATGGATAATAGGGCAAAggtgagttgagacttccggtgaccagaaagctattgtaagaggtaaaaaattctgatttaaatctgattgtgtatgatagcattataaaataatgttttctgagattatgatgtataattagtatgaggttatagagatgatttcatttaaaataatgaatttgatTTTGTCTATTGCTTACTACATGCAAAAAATAACCATATTAATTAATACGAAAATGCATGctcgccttccctctttagggttgtgtAGATATATAAACGATCCATAATAATAACCCCCagaaattggtatcagagcaagtaATAGGCGGAAAATGAACAGTAAAACACTGTAGCAAAAGTAGCCGTGAATAGTAAACAGTGAATAGTAAAAGGTACATGAATAGTAAAAAGGAAATAAAATTTGATGGTTAAATGAGACCTCCGACAAGAATAAATAGAGAAAGGAATAAAagatataaatctaaaataatagcaactctattaattttatttatggtAGAAAACAAAGTAACACAACAGatgtgtaagaaaattttatacagacaattaatctgacttatggaagatttaaggatacgatcaattcagtatatagctgataaagaaccaacatataataggctaataaatcaacatattgaaagttgtaagataagcatgcaaataataaatgaaaaattagatattatagctatattacaaacaatgttggaagaaagagatgaaaaaattaggagactagaggaagaaaaacttttattaaaacgagaaaaatttattaaagaaactaatttagaaatcgaaataaaagacttaaaagaagtattaactgaacaatatagattaatagacgatttaaaacaaaaaattaaaaaatgaattggacagatccaaatgcaataactagaaataatagaaaactaaagcaattaataaaaaatcaagaaaaattagaaatagatctggaaaaattactagaaagaaaaaataaaataacatggacaagagagaataacgaagaaattatgagaatttaccaacaacttggaaatatgataataacatttagaaatgataaactaagaatacaaggacttaaaagaataattttaacaaataatataactggataaaatatagatggataaaatgtcattagaagaaataagtgaaaaacaagatatgtattatcaaatggatgaatacgaaggaggaacatcacaaaccctaagttttaaaccagatatatataatcaaattcaaagtgaaacagaagaattaacaataaaaaagatattcaagacatcatattttgaaagaaataaggaagttaggtatatagcccaaaaacatgagaatgtaatagatatagatacaataaatggaaaaacaagaataaatttaataacagatggattaataaaaagagaattatccaaattaaaacaaaaggaagcaaataaactaaaaaacaTATATTCTGGAGCAATaaaatttacaataaaagcatattttcagaaaaatatcgatactcctatacagatatatgtattggatgatagaataataggaaatatacaagattcattaatagcagtaataaaaggaaacttgatatatcagaaattaaaatttataatacaacccgatttcagtatatcactaagggatgaaaataaagaaagatctttaacattatactataagttagatggaataaaaatgcaaaaaggaagtaaagttattagtatagaaaccaaaatggtttatgctatgactggaaaccatcacgtaaagaaacaaacagaattaggaataatagtaccaaagttatataatgatatattagaaaaaattgaacataaagaagaatctcaaataacaatcccagaagaaattacaatagattttagtaatagacaaatgattccaaggcaaagaattaaaccaatattagaaggatctagattaagttttagaaaagaacaaaatcctataagattaattagatcaatgagtatgacgagtagaaagatagatttaataaaaatagatactgatagtttgaaaataaaaataataatatttgacgaaacaataacaagagactgtatagcagaaattaatacaggagctaccaaaagttttattcatataagcaaggtaaatgaagaaaattgtaagtggatagaaccttagacttacagatatgcaaaaaatgatagagaaatatttattactaaatgtactaatttaaagtttaaaatattagacttggaatataatataaatataggagtaatagaatatgatagttcgagtgaattattattagaaagcgacttcttaaaaatgataaattataaaattaataataatgaaataaagatagtagatcaaggaaaagaaagatttatagaaaaactatgaatatacaagaaaaattaaggaataagaaagaaaagttaaagaaaatacagagtatgttagaaagcgaaatagattcacaaataaaatatttagaatataaggaaagacaaacaaagttagaaaatgatattaagaaattagaagaacagagtaaacatactagtaaatattggatagatgttagaaatggttggaagaagcgaatcaacaaataataaaatgtcAGACTCAGAATTTAGCGAAAATATCTAGATTGCACGTATATCGagataaaaaataatattttaacaccTGCAAAACCGACCGTGGACGATGATCAAAACTGATTTATAACATTTAGAATAAAAAGTAAATACATTTTAAGACTAGTTTCAGAATAAAATAGCACCACCCGACCGAACTTCACTGATTGCCAACTAAATTCCTATTGATGACCGAAACTAGCAGTAACTGAATGACAAACCATGCCACTGTTTACCCCATTTCCTATCTTTTCCACCAAAGAAAGAATGTCTCTGAAAAATACAATTGCTACCAAGTACCAACATACAAACATACGTATTATCATTGTTACTACTGAGTACTAAGGCTAATAACAAAATTTGGAGCGGACAGCAAGTCATAAAATAAGAACAAACAGGATAGCAAATTCAAAGGAAAATATGACCATACCATACATAAACAtcaaattatatattatatacaGATCTATATCCAGCACAGAAGCTGATGGCTGGAGAACATCAATATAATACGCTCGGATGCATGAATCAGCTGCCACCTGCTTCAATCAAAAGCTCCGTAAGGCAAAAAGCTATGAGATGGTGACATCAAAGAGAAAAACACTATGCAACATTTTACCAATTTATTCTGTGCAACACGTCAAACAAGCAAACAGGAAGTACAAACCTATCAATATATAGCTAGAATATAACATTTTCCTAGTTAGTAGATACGGTAAGTTTTCAGGTATGGTTCTATGCATTACTGCGGCATTGAAACATGCACGAAACTCAGAAAGCAGTTGGGTGGCAAATGTTCATTATTCCATTTCTATTTAAATATAATTCTTTGACCccaaaaaaaatctaaaaaattgTTTTGAACACAGAGTTTAAGACGCTTCCAGTCTTCTAACAAATATTAATTTCTCTTGTTAACAGATTGGTTGATTGTCAACAACTCATTCCCCAACCCCGACCATCAAGATATTATCACTCTTTTTCTATATATATAAAGCCGCTACAGAGCTTAGTCTAAATTTATAAGTCCAGCTGCAAATGCAATAAATATAGGGTTTTGTTAAAACATTGAAATTTTTTACACTCTAGGCATATAAGGACACTTATTTACCTCTGGCCTGCCCATAATTGGAGACTGCTTCAGAAACAGTTGACAAAGGCTTCATGTCTGAAAGGGATATTGGTGTCAGTGGGGGAGAAGTGAAATCTTCAACCCGATCTGGAATTCGAGAAGGCTCTAACAGCTTGGCCATATGTGATGCCTTTGCTTTTAGACTGCTAGAGGGTATGGAGAAACTCCGCGGGACAGTTAATGGAGGAGCTGGAAGTGGAGTTGCAACATTTGGTGCTAGCTTAGGGTTTTTATTTGTAGAAGAATGATCATTTCTGATTACCAAGGGGGCAGAATGCCCAATCCCAGAAGAAGTTGCTGTCTTGGATGCTATATTGCCAGGAGGCCTAGGTAGCTCATGAAGCTCACTTATTCTGGGTGAAGATATAGGGGGCGGCGATGTGCTACGGGATGCATTTGGAGACGTAGACAAAAATGAAGCCTGAACTCGAGGAAGCAAAACATGGGGATGTTCTTTACTAGTTAGGGGACCACTAGTAGATAAAATAGGTTTACTAGGTATTGGACCAGAATAGGCCTGCCTTTTGTTCCGATTAAGATCAAATGAGTTATGTTTTTCAAATTGTGCAAATGAACGTCTAGTAGCCGGAGGGGGCAGAGGGATGGGGGAGCTGTTACTGTTTTCATGCTTCTCGGGGCGAAGTGGAGACGAATGCCGCAAATTTGTTGTGCTTGTGCTCAGGCCTGCAGAGCTTGATTGCGGACCAGAGCTGGTGGTGATAGAAGATGAATTCTTTGCCGTAGCTGGAGTAGGCAAAACATATGTATGACTCTTCTGTGCAGATGGTTGCACTTCCCTTGCTTTATCAGCTGGATTAAACTTCTCTGGATATATTGGAGCAGAATAGCTGCTTGGTCGAGGTCGCTGTCCAAAACCATGGCCCTCTGGGTTTTTTCTACGAATTCTCTGCAGATATGATGTGAAAAAGATCAAAGCCAAAATAGCAAGCAAGAGATCTTACTTTATCTGTATTTACTTATTAATCTGTCCAAAAACATGGGCATGTAGGTTATTTCTACGAGTTCTCTGCAGATATACAACTTGTGAAAAAGATAATACATGCCAAAAAAAGCTAGCGACAGATTCTATTTTGTCtgtatttttttatttatctTAGAACTGACAAATGGCAGGACCGGAAAAAATTCATATCACTAAGGCTCACAGCCATAAACCATTCTCAAAAGTTGCCCCAGAAAAGCTATGATAAGGTAATCACATGTGTGTACAAGTGTTCTAGGGTAAAGATTAATCTGTAGAACTGACAGGCTAAAAATAGCTAGCGACAGATTCTATTTTGTCtgtatttttttatttatctTAGAACTGACAAATGGCAGGACCAGCAAAAATTCATATCACTAAGGTTCACAGCCATAAACCATTCTCGAAAGTTGCCCCAGAAAAGCTATGATAAGGTAATCACATGTATGTACAAGTGTTCTAGGGTAAAGATTTATCTGTAGAAATAAACATCATCAACCTGTTAGTTTTGAATCTAGACTCCTTAGAATCGTTAGTGCACAAGTGGCCATTGCATAGTCAGCTTACAGAAGCTTATAAAAAATATTCTAAACTAATATCCGCACTACTAAATAAGAAGTCTATCGTAATTCTAGAATTATAAATTCCTAACAAATAGTGTTAGAAGACAGAAAGCTTTTCGTCGGATATAACCATGAAAAATAAACAGCCTCGTCATTTAATTACAAGAGAAAATAAAGTCTCTTTACCTCAGCTTCTTCCGAATTAAAAAAATGAGGATGTGATGAGTCAGGATCGTCCAACTGAATAAAATAGCACACCAGACATAAGTTAGAACTCTGAGTAAAATTGGTGAATGAAATATGCATCGAGACTGGGAAGGAAATTTACCAGGCTAGAAGAAAATTAGTGCTTTAACTCTAAATTCAGAGTTGCTCAAAGTGGCGCGGATATAGTATCGAATCAGGCGTTGATAAATTATACTTAACAGTAAATAAGAAAAGATGGGTGTGCTTATGTATGTGCGTACAAAATATTTGGTTCAAGGAAGATAAGTTACACACCTATCTGAAAACTTGGAGTAATCAAAATGGTGGTTTTGGTTTTTGCAGAAATGAAAGCCAAAACAGAAGACGATCACTTTGATACTATTTCCAACTTCATCAAATACGTGTTAAATAAAAACAgattaaaaaaatcagaatttgctgATAATAAAATAGAAATCAGTGGAAATAAATATCATTGATGAATACAGTTTTGAATCAAGACCAATCAGAAGAGATATTAGCAACTTTAATGGGGTGACTAACTACTAACTAGCATGTTTTGTACAACATCTGATTGGCCTACCTTTTTGATTCACAAGTCCAGATATTAATTTGTGGCTACATACTACATAATGGTGGCATTTATTCCTCAGATCTACTGGAAGTTACATCTGCCATATGAGTTCTAACAAAAAATGAGCTGTTTAGTGACATGACTTCTACTCTTTTAATAGATTATAAAACTGTTGTTCTATCAGTATCATATACTTAATTAGTACAATATCAACAGTTGGAATTTCATAACTTTAATTTGTATTCTCGTAAACAGCAATCATTTTAGAAAATTCTCATAACTTTTCAAATTTTACTAATGTCAGGTTTCTTATGTCTTCTCTAGTTCACCTAATCAACAACACTGCATTAGTCCGAAACAAGCTGGTTTTCCTAATTATATGTATGGACTAAACAAAAGGAAAAGCATAATTAATGAATGTTAGTAGCAAACAATACTTCAACTCTATGATTCACTTCAACAGTATCCCGAGGCGTGAGAATGGAGCAAAGTGTATGAAAGTAAATTGAGGAAAAATATTCAATCAAGGATAAACTTAGCAAAACAATTACCTCAGCCGAGATCCTTGATGTAGAATCATTAACAAATCCTTGATTATTTCTGTAGTCAAAACTCACTTCTCCATGCTCGTTATTCTCATAGCTGCTTCTATTCTCACTCTCATCATCTTCCCCTTCATTCAGTCCATCAACTTGGTAGTCAATACGTTGCTTTTCACAGACTAGTCTTGTTTGCAGATCAACTTCCTCAAGAGATTTAAGTCCCTTTCGAAAGTAATTTAACTGTTTTTACAGAGTGAAAAAGGTTAAGggaattaaataaaatatttaaactCTAAATAAGCAGAGGGAGTGGCAATTGAGGAGATGCCAGATGCAAAGGGTACCTGTGCTGTATGATGACGAGCTGCCTGTGTTAAAAGACTGCGGCATTGCCCTTGCTTTAGAGATTTCACCCGAAAAATACAGCGTCTTGCTACTTCATCATATTCAACTCGAGCTTCTTTTACTTGCTGAGAAGTAATGCTTTCACCTTTTCCACTTCTAAATTTTCCTTTCTCTCTATATTGTGCGAGCATGTGTTCATATACCTCTCTGAAGATTATGCACAAAAATTACATACATGCACCTCGAACTTTATATTTAAAACCAAAAAAAAAACATATACCTCTTCTCATCACACTGTAATTTCATCTCCTGCCCCAATAAAACAGAGAAAAATCAATAAATATAACATGTACTAACAATGCCTCATAACAATGAACTGATCCAACTCCTAGCAAATGTAAAGGTAAAAGGCCTAACAGGAAGAACAATGGACTAAGGTCGAGATTCATTGAATTTAATAAATGATAATCTCAATCGTGTGATAAAGTGCTATGAACAGAATATGCAGGTTCACTGAGCCAATGACCTTTCAGTTCAATTTTGTGAATATGAATCATTGTTCCAAGACGTCCCGTAGCCAATCATTTAGCGATAGCCCACCTTGATTCTAAGGAATAGACGAATTTGCCGTTAACCAGGCAAATTAAGCGTCCAGCTATGTACAGTAACTAATTTCACAATATATATAATTTGATTCTGACCATCATTGCAATGTTTCTTTATTGACATTCATTCAGTTGTACAAGTATAGAGATAAGAAGAGTCTTCAAATTAAAAAAGGTAAAGGTTAACAAAACTAATTTGATTCAAATAAACAAACCATCTTGGCATCTTCTAATAATGTTATTAGaattatattaaattcaaatATGTCTACATACATAGATATAtcatatatgatatatatgcTTATATATAGCTGAAAGCCAAATTCACCTATTGGTTGCTAGGTGAGCGCCTCGCCGCCTCAGCGTCCCGGCGGTTAGCTAGCACCCTGTTTAGCGTTACGCCTTAACAAGTATGATATAAATCCAATTTCTAGCAAATTGTTAAATTAAATTGTCCCAAAAAAATCTTCTTTGTTGCCCTGCCTTATTAAACAAAGGTATAATGGTAACAGTTGATGTATGTTATTCTGACACTTCCTCAAAAAAAATAGAGTAATAAGGAAAGATCAATAAACAGAGAGAGCGAAAGAAAGATTAAATATTACCACAGGCGTGTCATGTGTAATACTTGACAAATTACATGCAGAAAACAAGAAAATTAACCAACTTCATAATTTAATTTGATGAAGAACAGAACATTTCTTAACTAGTATACCAAGCTTGCATTATGGGAATAATATAAAATGCACTATAGACAAACCTCGACTTTCCGAAGTTCGCTGAGCAGAGACTCTGATGGGTTTGTGATTGTGAGGACTATATGAGAGCGCTGACATTCAAAAAGAGATGGTAATATATACATTAAAATTCTGTGCAATGTCTATATGTAAAATGTAGATGCGGCATGAAAACAAACACTCACATAAGTATCAATGATTTTCTGAAGTTCTATCTGGGCGTTTCCCAAAATCTGTAACACTCCTCCTGCATAAATTTAAAAATCAGACACCGGTAATATTATAGATGTTGAGAATTTTAAAACGGGACATTATAGCATCTCCTCCAACTCCGTAATAGATTACTAGACTGTACTATTATCAGCTAAATAAAACACCTTGTCACCATTCTAACTCATTCAGTTATATGCCTCATTTACAAATTACTAGCCCACCAGTACAACGGCAGATTAACATCAGGGTGTGTGGTCACATAGTGATACTACTATTTTAAGCGAAGGTACCACATCAGCCCGTCTGTTTTAAAAATCGACATACGCTCGTGATATTTTGTAAAAAATTGCACTTTCTTGGTTAGTAAAAGAAACAAAAATATTACCACACCAAGATCGCAATACTAGTAAGCTATGCGAATTAAGAAAACAGTGGTAGAAAAATCTCACTAGATATACCGCAAATTTTCTCTTCCCTAGTAGCtacaaaatttttctaaaaattttatatCAGAGAAAGTTATATACATACCAGTTAGGGGTCTTTTGGTTCGCCAAATTCTGGAATTCGGTGTGAGTTTCAGTCATTACCCCATACCTGATGTTTGATTCAAAAAAATAGAATTTCATGCCCATTCCTCAAACCTCCAAGGTATGAGTTTTTCATACCCAAGTATGGAGGTGGGTATGAGGGAGGGGTATGGGTAATAACTTTAATTTTACTATTTTAATTTCTATTTAAGTAATTAAATATATATGTTTAATACTAAAAGAAATCTATGAAcctaaaatatattaaaacaataataaaattaatatatttaattaaaataaaattattgacttaacatttttaaattaaaaatattcattctAGTACTCAACCAAACTCATGATATCAGATATGATACGTGGGATACCCATACCCATACCACTATAACCCGATTCCTGATTCCAACCCGATACCACAACTTGAACCAAACAACCCCTTAAAGGGTGGATCCTAAACCGGGCTGAACTATTGTTTGGATATATGTGGTTCTATATTTTCTAGGCATGCCTCAGCAGATCGGACTAAATACACAGAGAGAAGGTAATTAATTTTCAGATTATCTAGCCAAGATGGATTGAATGTGGCATTTAGAGGTAGGTATTCCAGCTAAAAACACTTCAGCAGAACATATTGGTAAAGCTACTGGCAGAGAcatgaatataggacacatgtTTCTTGGGTATTCTTTAGAGGGCTTTTTATCTTCCGTTTCTACTTTTTAAGAAAATAATGGCTGAGCTGAAGCAGATATCAGTTAACAGCTAGAACACTTTTTATTGCCTCCTTCAATTTCTTGGGAGCGAACTTCCAACCCCGTGTATCTTAATCGCATCAATATCACACAACTACATTGATTTCCTGTCTATTCCTTCAAAATTCACATTTAAAAACTTTTTAACAAATAACAGTGATTTTCTTACCACTTTCTCCGTAAACACTTGATGCAGTTCTCTCCAATAAACATGTTCCCATTTCCAACAATGACTCTGAAAATTCTGAAGTAAAATGTTGACAGCAAACCTTC is a genomic window containing:
- the LOC141712967 gene encoding uncharacterized protein At2g33490-like; amino-acid sequence: MKSSFEKLRKLALHKSDAKERRDHQSLAQLDELAQATQDMQEMRSCYDNLLSAAAATANSAYEFSESLLEMGTCLLERTASSVYGESGGVLQILGNAQIELQKIIDTYRSHIVLTITNPSESLLSELRKVEEMKLQCDEKREVYEHMLAQYREKGKFRSGKGESITSQQVKEARVEYDEVARRCIFRVKSLKQGQCRSLLTQAARHHTAQLNYFRKGLKSLEEVDLQTRLVCEKQRIDYQVDGLNEGEDDESENRSSYENNEHGEVSFDYRNNQGFVNDSTSRISAELDDPDSSHPHFFNSEEAERIRRKNPEGHGFGQRPRPSSYSAPIYPEKFNPADKAREVQPSAQKSHTYVLPTPATAKNSSSITTSSGPQSSSAGLSTSTTNLRHSSPLRPEKHENSNSSPIPLPPPATRRSFAQFEKHNSFDLNRNKRQAYSGPIPSKPILSTSGPLTSKEHPHVLLPRVQASFLSTSPNASRSTSPPPISSPRISELHELPRPPGNIASKTATSSGIGHSAPLVIRNDHSSTNKNPKLAPNVATPLPAPPLTVPRSFSIPSSSLKAKASHMAKLLEPSRIPDRVEDFTSPPLTPISLSDMKPLSTVSEAVSNYGQARGGS